TGCGGAAAGGCACCCGACATCTGCCAGCTGCACGGCTCTACCTCTGCGGATCTACCTCTGATTGCAACGTTAATAGTGCACCGACAGGGGGTTACTGCCACGCACCAAAGCGGATGTTTAGGGGGAAATCACTGGGACTTCAGAGTGGGTATTACTGCTACTTTCCATAGAACTTTCATCGCTTGGCGGGACTGTACTCACATTAGTTGGGAGCGAGTGCAAAAAGCACTTACGATTAAGAGCCGTAGGAGCAGGAGCTGTGGGCGGAGAGATGGGGGCAAGTATCATTTGGCTAACGCTTGAAATTGGCTTCGTGACGCTTATCGCgatcaataaataatatacgAGCAGCTCTAGACAGAGACGGGTAGCAACGGATGGATAGATACACGAACGACATCGAggcggaaaacaaaaagtatctGCCAGATACATTTGAGTAATTTGCGTCGTTAGTGCCGGAAAGAGaggcaaaataataataataaaagaaagtACGCTTGATtacaatgaaaatgtttttaatgcCCAAGCTCCTCTCTCTGCTCACCTCCTATACACCcacacagagacagagaaAGATATCTGCATAGATAGGCGAAGCAAAAGGACACACGTTAGGCAtgcattttcccccattttcctttctttttttctttttttcgatATCAAAAGCGCGATAAGCACTAGACACGAATGTGGGGAAGTGGGTTGTAGTGGCCTGGTGTGGAAGGTGGGTGGATAGTGGGTGGCAGTTGCAGGTGCAGGCTTGCAGGTTGGACAAAAGCCCGTCGTGGGGCGGCAGAAGGAGGTGGAAAAGCCTCAAAGTCGAACGCGACCAGCGACcagcgacaacgacaacgaccaCTGTCCAAACAAAAGTCGGAAAAATGAGCAGTGGGAGCCGACTTGGCCACATATGGCCATTTTCTGGCCATTTCCATTGCGTGCCTGGTCGGAATACTAGTacgtatccgtatctgtatctcgtCGTGCTCGTGTCTATATCCGTAGTATCCCTAGCTGCAATGTACGGTACGGCAGTGTGTGCTATCTAATCAAGCGTCGAAAGACAATAAAAGCCAACAACGCAGCCACGACAAACAGCGACCACAAAATGTGCTTATGTCTGAAAACGACAGCAGGACAAGACCATCCAGTTACGTGGAGACCAAAAGGATACCCCGGAATTTCTGGCGCTAACAGTGATTTGCCGTAACTTTTGACatttataaatcatttgatATAGCcttaaaattgcatttactCAGCATTTGACTATTTCATGGTTTAGTTTTGCAGAATAAACTTCCTCAAATTTAATCataatttccacatttttttgttgtgacAAACGCATGACCAACCACATCCCTCCCCTAATTGAAAGTACCCCGTTCAACGAAAAATCACAGAGAATTCCGGGCAACCTACTTCTATACGGCTAAGTGCAGCGGGAAAACCTTGCCGGCCACCACTCGAAAGTATCGCGCGGATGTCGTATCTATGGACCGCCATATGGCGAGCAAACGGCGATATCTGTGAGAGTGTTTCCATGtacgagtatctgtatcttatCTGGCAGTTGGGGTATTAGCCAAGAAGCGTGCACCCCATCCTCCAGCTCTAGGGCTCCGAAATCCAGCAGTGGCCATAACAATAACTGAGACTGGGCTGACATCATAATAATTTGAGTTTACTGCATCGCAATCCCGACAGCGAGACCTTTTGGCAAGTTCGTTGGAAACTTTTCGCATAAAATCCCTGTTTGAGACAGCGACTGGAGAAGGCAGAGAAGGACATTTTCTTTTAGCACAATTCGCATCACAAAGTTGCTGCCAATTCTGGTGGAAACTACCGACTGCCAACAAACTTTGCAGCAACATAATTTTAATGGGTTTTGTGGCAGGATTAGAGCTAGCAAGCTGCATCTGCATTGCCAATGGATGCCAAAACAAGTTGAAAGGTGTTTCTGAACTTTATTGATGTCGTCGACTTCGGGCGACTTCCGCACCACCCGTTAGGCAAATAGGGAATGCTATCAGGTAAAAATCGGTTCCCGACTGGATGGATGTCAAATGCCACCACCAAGCACGCCCTTCGGTTCCGTCTGCCTGGGCTCGCCTCTTCGCCTCCTCAATTCCTTCTGCttctgcccctgcccctgctcctcatcctcatcgtcgtcctccacctccacctcctcctccttcctcCAGCGATCCCCAGCTTGTGCGCACGCGCATTGAGGCATAGACGAGCGAGTCCAGGTGTGCTCCGATCATCGTTCGCCGCTCGTGGCTTCAAGTACGTGCTATAAACACAGCCCgcacactcgaaaaaaaatacCCAAGAAGTTAGAAGTGACATTTTTATGGGAGAAATCAATCACAACCGTTTCaatatcaaaacataaaataatataatttaaaacatgaaaaacccatatttttgattttttcaaGTATTCTATGTATTaatatataacaaataaagtaaaatacataaaattaaaactatcAATGAAAAACATCCATAAATGAATAGTTGAGAAGAAAACCaaagtaattatttatttcaactttttctTAACCGAAATCAACCCCCCTTATCCTCAGTGTACCGAATCTCCCCTTGCTCTCGAGCAATAGTTTGCGATCATCAGCTGTTGGCTGTGGCGATCGTTTCCTTCCGCATCCGTATTGGCATAGGGGCTGCAGATTTTGAGCCGGTTTCGCGTTGCTCTTCGTGATTTTCCCCCAACCAATTGtccattttccgttttccggCGAATCTCAGCTCGCCAGATTGCTTTTTAATCTGGCAGAGTGGATCTTTGAAGCGGAATCGTAATGCCTAATTGCCACTAGTTCGTTATTGGgacagtttttgttttaacgGATTTTAGGGTCACTTGACCGTAACACAACACCAAACTACCCCCCACCCCCTGCACCTCTCCCAGTGGGCTCTTTATGAGCCAAAGCATATTTTAATGATGACACCCGACCACGAGGAGGATAGGATGTACGGAACACATGGCCGTGCCACACTTCGGTCGTTTGTGCGATGAGTACATTACCGTGTGCCGCGATCTGTGAAGGCACAATCCAAAGCACACTTtgagatatatgtacattcatatatgtatattcataCCCCGACTGTGCCCCGACACTGCCCCTCTACAAAACGCAGGCGCCTCCCTCATTTCCAGCGCATGCAAAGTATCCGAAGTTAGCGTTTTCCATCGCCACATGCACGGAAAATGTGTTAAGGTCGTAATTATCTGCGCTGTCGTTTGTAGGTGGAAGTTCGCCTCAGCTGGCAACTTTCTTTGCTCCTCGTTCTCCTTTCTTCTCCTCGGCCAGCGCCATATGGTCCCTATGGCCCTCCATTTACTCCTTGCGGGGTTGAAGCTAGAAAGAAAGGCCCATTGATAACGCTCCTAGATGCAAGCAAACCCATTCCAAGGTGCATTGAACTTGGAAATGCCAACTGTCTATGGCAGCAATTGAAAAGTATCTTGGCAAAGCGTTCCTCGAGGAAAGGTGGTTAACATAACGAGGCAATTAAGTAGTTTTCTTCGACTTATATATGCGGGCGCGTGGGCTCAGTCTACCCATCAGATTGTACAGCAAGGAATAGGGCATGTATCTTATCttatttgtataattaaatggatttttaattgaagTCTTATAAAAGAAGTGCAATCTGGTATTCTGTAGATATATTAGTTATATGTACTTAAGTAAGCCCTAGAAGTTTTTCCATTGAACTTACTAACtaactttatttcattttctcttACAGGAGGATCTATGATGGACGACAGAGAAAAATAACGCTTTGTTTGTGGTAAATTTCTGCTATTTCCAATACCTCGATCTGCTGTGCATAGGAATGCCCCTGCCCTCCTCTAGACCAAGCCCAACTTAATAAGTCCTGCATAGGGGTGGTTGTTTACTGATCCTGTCCCCTTGCCCGTTGCCTCTTTACCCTCTTTGCGTCCGTTCTTGTCCCTCCGGGTTGTCCTTGCAAGCTGCAGACTGGAGGAAGTACAGTTTGCCCAAAAAAGGGATCGAAGAACGGAGGGGTGGCATCCGTTGACATTGACTTGAACCTACGGGCTGCATTCCATTGCAATTGAAATCGAAGGGCCCGAAAGTCGAAAATGCGGCCTGCCAAAGGGGAGGATTCTGTTTGGTGGTTCTTGGAAAATGCACATGGCCCCTAGACACTGACGACTCGCTTACTCGTATACGGTATATGAGGCATTTAAGATACACACACTAAGTGTGATCGATAGTCGATGCTTTGACGCATTTGTCGAGTTCCAAAGTCCCCATATTGATTATTTCGAGTGCTTACGCATTCGACCCATGGCCATATGCAAAGTATCTACgtgtctgtatctgtatctgtggcAGGGAAAAGTAAGTCAAACTTGTTTATCAGCGAAAACGAAGTGACTTATCTTTATTTTGTACAAAAACAGAAAGGGGCGGTTAGACTCACTGACTCACACTTACACTCACATCACACTCCCACCCCCActtacacactcacacacatacacacccacaTATACAGAGACGGGCAGAGAATAAGCTCAAGTGGAGAAATTAGATAAAAACCTGTCTGGGGCGGGAGGGTTGGTGGGTTGTGCTGAATTAAGGACACCACCCGGGGTAACCCACCCGCCACAGGCTCACTGGATCTAACAGCCATCCCCTGGACAGCCCCAAACCGAGCACCAATCAAGTGGCCACCCAAACCAGAAGCTTTTGGCCAGCCACTTTTACTTTCCATTTAAACACTCAGACCCATTTTTCCACAGCAGCTATTCCAACTTACGCCTTCCATTAATTTTACAGAAAGATTTTTTGAGCGCAAGCAAGGATTATTAAAACgaaaaccaagccaaaccaaCTAAATACCCAAAACGACAAAAATCGACAAAAAACGAcgaaaaacgaacaaaaatccTAAAATCCATTCGCAAGTTTTTCGGGCAAAGCATCGAAAACACACTTTTGAGATTCGAAAAATCAAAGCGaaacgaacaaaaacaaactggaAAGGAGCAGAAAAGACCTGGAGGACGAGAACGGGTGTAAAACGAAGGgaaatacaaatcaaatttaaataaaattaaatgcaaaggACATTCGCATGTGTGTGGTGGTGGaaagaaaattcaaaacaaaattcaCAATTAGAAAACGCAGGAAAAAACGTAGAAAACGCAGACACAAAATCAAGagtgccagcagcaacagcagcaaccaaCTGTCAACAGCGGGAAGAATTTTGAACTGGAACATTTCGaccaaaaagtttgttggGCGACAGCAAAATTTCAACGTTTGGCGCACTACAACACAGCAGCAAACAGCAGCAAGGACATCGCGGCCAGGCAGCCAGGATTGCAGGAGCGAGCGGTTTTGAAAGCGCAACACACATCGACAAACCCTTCTCACACGGACTAGTACTCACACTCGGATCGGAACCAGGATACCTTTTGGCTTAGAAAGCGGCCCAAGGAAAAGCCGCAGCCAGAACCTTAAGCTCaaaatcacgcatacgccgcggCGAACTCGCGCTCTCTCTTTGCCGGAACGAAGGGGAAGCAAAGCCAGAGCAAAAACCGACCAGCCAATCCGAGGAAGCGGAGAGGGTGCCAGAGGGTTGCTGAGGGGAAAGCAGGCAGCGAAGGCAGCAAAGGCAGCGAAAGCAGGGAATTCATCGAGAGCTGAGAAGCGCGAGGCGAgagagctgctgctgctggtgggcaTCATCTTATGATGTCATCAGAGGAGTACGAGGCGGACTGTTTTGGTTTGTACAGCGATGAGAACAACGTGCTGCTGAAGGCAACCGAGCCGGAGACAACTTCCACcaagcagcaacatcagccacagttacaacagcaacagcagcaaccaccGCCGAGCAGCAACGGTCACACGTCACCAATACCCTTACAAGTCAACGGCGACGGCAGCGCGGCGAATTGCGGCGAGAGCGccaagactaatacaaatacaagcagccacagtcacagtcacagttacagcaacagcaacatcaacagcaacagcggccACACCAACACAGACGCAGACAAGGAGCAAGAGCGAGAGAAGGCGAAGGAGAAAGCAAACGAAGAGGAAGCCGAGTCCGACGATTCCGACGACGACGTCGTGGTTGTGCTCGAAGGCTGCGAAGGcaacgccagcagcagcagcagcaacgccagcaacagcagcagcaacagcaacagcaacgcgagcagcaacaaccataAGGCAGCggccacgacgacgacgacggcgacgACGGCGAACCATTGTAATCGCAGTGGCGGCAGCAGTCGCAGTCATCGCAGCGCCCGCAGTAGTCGGCAAATCAGTCAGTCAACGGCCGTCGGCAAGACAACAACGTGCGCGGCTAAaaaaccaacagcagcagcacaggCGACAGGCAGCACGACAACAGCCAAGAACTCGAACGTTaactcgcactcgcacttgCACTCAAACTCGAACGTTAGTTTGAACGTGAACGTGAATTCAAACGGtagcggaaacggaaacgcgAACAACAGTAAAGTGAATCGTCGTTCGCGTCAAAGATCCTTGAGCAAAGACATTAACAATCAGCCagcgagcagcagcaatagcaactgcaatagcaatagcaacagtagcaacaacagtagcaacagcaacagcaacggcggAGCAACGGCAACCGCTGCTGGCTTCATGAGTAGCGCTGCCGCGGCTGCTGCGGGTGCCGCTGGTGGAGGAGCCCTGTTCCAACCACAATCGGTCAGCacggccaacaacaacagtagtagtaacaataatataaacaatacAAACACACCGGCTACTATTGCCACCCACTCGCCCACGAGCAATTCACCAGTTTCGGGCGCCAGTTCGGCATCGTCCTTGTTGACGGCCGCCTTTGGCAACCTGTTTGGTGGCTCCTCGGCCAAGATGCTGAACGAGCTGTTTGGCCGCCAGATGAAGCAGGCCCAGGACGCAACGAGTGGCCTGCCCCAGAGTTTGGACAACGCCATGCTGGCCGCCGCCATGGAGACGGCCACCAGTGCCGAGCTGCTGATCGGCAGCCTCAATTCCACGTCCaagttgctgcagcagcagcacaacaacaacagcattgCTCCCGCGAACAGCACGCCCATGAGCAATGGCACAAACGCATCGATCTCGCCGGGATCGGCACACAGTTCCAGTCACTCGCACCAGGGTGTTTCGCCCAAAGGTAGTCGCCGGGTATCGGCCTGCAGTGATCGCTCCTTGGAGGCGGCAGCGGCTGATGTTGCTGGAGGCTCGCCGCCACGAGCGGCATCGGTCAGCTCGCTGAACGGTGGAGCCAGCAGTGGGGAGCAGCACCAGTCGCAGTTGCAACACGACCTGGTGGCGCATCACATGCTGCGCAATATATTACAGGGCAAGAAGGAGCTGATGCAACTGGACCAGGAGCTGCGCACCgccatgcagcagcagcagcagcaacagcagctgcaggagaaggagcaACTGCACTCCAAgctcaacaacaataataacaacaatattGCTGCCAccgccaacaacaataacaacaacaccatGGAAAGCATCAATCTGATCGATGATTCGGAAATGGCCGACATCAAGATCAAGAGTGAGCCCCAGACGGCTCCGCAGCCACAGCAATCGCCGCACGgaagcagccacagcagccggagtgggagtggcagtggGAGCCACAGCAGCATGGCCAGCGATGGCAGTCTGCGACGCAAGTCCTCCGACTCCCTGGACAGCCACGGGGCGCAGGACGAGGCTCAGGACGAGGAAGATGCTGCGCCCAATGGCCAGAGATCCGAGAGCAGGGCTCCGGAGGAGCCACAGCTGCCCACCAAAAAGGAATCCGTGGACGATATGCTGGACGAGGTGGAGCTTCTGGGCCTGCACTCCCGCGGTTCCGATATGGAGAGCCTCGCCTCGCCCAGTCACTCGGACATGATGCTGCTGGACAAGGACGATGTCCtggacgaggacgacgacgatgattGCGTGGAGCAGAAAACATCCGGCAGCGGATGTCTCAAGAAACCCGGCATGGACTTGAAGCGCGCTCGCGTCGAGAACATTGTATCGGGAATGCGATGCAGTCCATCCTCCGGATTAGTGCAAGCAGGACAACTGCAGGTAAATGGCTGCAAGAAGCGCAAGCTCTACCAGCCCCAGCAACACGCCATGGAGCGTTATGTGGCCGCCGCAGCTGGTCTGAATTTCGGTCTCAATCTGCAGAGCATGATGCTCGACCAGGATGATAGCGAGTCCAATGAGCTGGAGTCGCCGCAAATCCAACAGAAGCGTGTCGAGAAGAATGCCCTCAAGTCCCAGTTGCGATCCATGCAGGAGCAGCTCGCGGAGATGCAGCAGAAATATGTGCAACTGTGCTCGCGCATGGAGCAGGAATCCGAGTGCCAGGAACTTGACCAGGATCAGGATGTGGAACAAGAACAAGAGCCGGACAATGGCAGCAGTGATCACATCGAGCTGTCTCCCTCGCCCACTTTGACCGGAGATGGTGACGCTAGTCCCAACCACAAGGAGGAAACTGGGCAGGATCGACCTGGTTCCAGCTCGCCCTCACCATCGCCCCTGAAGCCCAAGACATCGCTGGGCGAGAGCAGCGACTCGGGCGCCAACATGCTGTCCCAGATGATGAGCAAGATGATGTCCGGCAAGTTGCACAATCCGCTGGTGGGTGTGGCCCATCCCGCCCTGCCCCAAGGATTCCCTCCACTGCTGCAGCACATGGGCGACATGTCGCACGCGGCCGCCATGTACCAGCAGTTCTTCTTCGAGCAGGAGGCGCGCATGGCCAAGGAAGCcgccgagcagcagcaacagcagcagcaacagcaacaacagcagcagcagcaacagcagcaggagcagcagcgacgcttcgagcaggagcaacaggagcagcagcgccgcaaggaggagcagcaacagcagatccagcgccagcagcagcacctgcaacagctgcagcaacagcagatgGAGCAGCAACATGTGGCCACTGCCGCCCCCAGGCCGCAGATGCACCACCCAGCGCCCGCCCGCCTGCCCACACGAATGGGCGGGGCTGCTGCCCACACGGCCCTCAAGTCGGAGCTGTCTGAAAAGTTCCAAATGCTGCgcgccaacaacaacagctcaATGATGCGCATGTCGGGCACGGACCTGGAGGGACTGGCCGATGTGCTTAAGTCCGAGATCACCACCTCGCTGTCCGCTCTGGTGGACACCATTGTGACGCGCTTCGTCCACCAACGGCGGCTGTTCAGCAAGCAGGCGGACTCCGTGACCGCGGCTGCCGAGCAGCTGAACAAGGACCTGCTGCTGGCTTCGCAGATCCTCGACCGGAAATCGCCGCGCACCAAGGTGGCGGACAGGCCCCAGAACGGACCCACGCCCGCAACACAATCAGGTAATAATGGTTCACTACTCCTAGCTAATAGTCAAATGCCCTCCCAAACGCCCGCGAGCGGGTCGAgtgcgcagcagcaacagcaacagaatgcacagcagcagcagcagcatcagggctcgcagcagcagcaacagaatgtggtgcagcagcagaatgtggcgcagcagcagcacatgcagcagcagcaacaacagcagcagtcgcatCCATTGCTGCCGCCCAACTGCCAACAGTTGATCTCCGCCCCCCGCCTAAATGGCAGTCAGTTATCCTTCGCATCGcccgccgctgctgcagccgctGCAATGGGTCTGCAGATGCACCatgccgccgcagcagcagcaatgtccgcccagcagcagcagcagcagcaacagtcggGGGATCCCGGCGCGAATACTAACCCAAACAGCGGGCCAGCAAACCCCACTAACAGTAGCTTAAGTACCCTTAATATACCGCCACCTCACATTCGTCCTTCGCCCACAGCGGCTGCCATGTTCCAGGCGCCCAAAACGCCACAGGGCATGAATCCGGTGGCCGCCGCCGCGCTCTACAACTCGATGACAGGACCCTTCTGCCTGCCGCCcgatcagcagcagcagcaacagaccgcccagcagcaacagtccgcccagcagcagcagcagagctcgcagcagacgcagcagcagctggagcagaaCGAGGCCCTCAGCCTGGTGGTGACACCCAAGAAGAAGCGCCATAAGGTGACCGACACGCGCATCACGCCGCGCACCGTCAGCCGCATCCTTGCCCAGGATGGCGTGGTGCCGCCCACCGGAGGCCTGCCGTCTAccccgcagcagcagcaacagcagcagcaacagcaacagcagcagcaacaacagcaacagcagcagcaacaggcgtCGAATGGCGGCAACAGCAATGCCACGCCCGCCCAAAGTCCGACAAGGAGCAGCGGAGGAGCCGCATACCACCAGCaaccgccgccaccaccaccacccatgATGCCCGTGTCCTTGCCCACCTCCGTGGCCATACCA
This genomic stretch from Drosophila yakuba strain Tai18E2 chromosome 3R, Prin_Dyak_Tai18E2_2.1, whole genome shotgun sequence harbors:
- the LOC6536629 gene encoding homeobox protein prospero isoform X3, with translation MMSSEEYEADCFGLYSDENNVLLKATEPETTSTKQQHQPQLQQQQQQPPPSSNGHTSPIPLQVNGDGSAANCGESAKTNTNTSSHSHSHSYSNSNINSNSGHTNTDADKEQEREKAKEKANEEEAESDDSDDDVVVVLEGCEGNASSSSSNASNSSSNSNSNASSNNHKAAATTTTTATTANHCNRSGGSSRSHRSARSSRQISQSTAVGKTTTCAAKKPTAAAQATGSTTTAKNSNVNSHSHLHSNSNVSLNVNVNSNGSGNGNANNSKVNRRSRQRSLSKDINNQPASSSNSNCNSNSNSSNNSSNSNSNGGATATAAGFMSSAAAAAAGAAGGGALFQPQSVSTANNNSSSNNNINNTNTPATIATHSPTSNSPVSGASSASSLLTAAFGNLFGGSSAKMLNELFGRQMKQAQDATSGLPQSLDNAMLAAAMETATSAELLIGSLNSTSKLLQQQHNNNSIAPANSTPMSNGTNASISPGSAHSSSHSHQGVSPKGSRRVSACSDRSLEAAAADVAGGSPPRAASVSSLNGGASSGEQHQSQLQHDLVAHHMLRNILQGKKELMQLDQELRTAMQQQQQQQQLQEKEQLHSKLNNNNNNNIAATANNNNNNTMESINLIDDSEMADIKIKSEPQTAPQPQQSPHGSSHSSRSGSGSGSHSSMASDGSLRRKSSDSLDSHGAQDEAQDEEDAAPNGQRSESRAPEEPQLPTKKESVDDMLDEVELLGLHSRGSDMESLASPSHSDMMLLDKDDVLDEDDDDDCVEQKTSGSGCLKKPGMDLKRARVENIVSGMRCSPSSGLVQAGQLQVNGCKKRKLYQPQQHAMERYVAAAAGLNFGLNLQSMMLDQDDSESNELESPQIQQKRVEKNALKSQLRSMQEQLAEMQQKYVQLCSRMEQESECQELDQDQDVEQEQEPDNGSSDHIELSPSPTLTGDGDASPNHKEETGQDRPGSSSPSPSPLKPKTSLGESSDSGANMLSQMMSKMMSGKLHNPLVGVAHPALPQGFPPLLQHMGDMSHAAAMYQQFFFEQEARMAKEAAEQQQQQQQQQQQQQQQQQQEQQRRFEQEQQEQQRRKEEQQQQIQRQQQHLQQLQQQQMEQQHVATAAPRPQMHHPAPARLPTRMGGAAAHTALKSELSEKFQMLRANNNSSMMRMSGTDLEGLADVLKSEITTSLSALVDTIVTRFVHQRRLFSKQADSVTAAAEQLNKDLLLASQILDRKSPRTKVADRPQNGPTPATQSAAAMFQAPKTPQGMNPVAAAALYNSMTGPFCLPPDQQQQQQTAQQQQSAQQQQQSSQQTQQQLEQNEALSLVVTPKKKRHKVTDTRITPRTVSRILAQDGVVPPTGGLPSTPQQQQQQQQQQQQQQQQQQQQQQASNGGNSNATPAQSPTRSSGGAAYHQQPPPPPPPMMPVSLPTSVAIPNPSLHESKVFSPYSPFFNPHAAAGQPTAAQLHQHHQQHHPHHQSMQLSSSPPGSLGALMDSRDSPPLPHPPSMLHPALLAAAHHGGSPDYKTCLRAVMDAQDRQSECNSADMQFDGMAPTISFYKQMQLNTEQQESLMAKHCESLTPLHSSTLTPMHLRKAKLMFFWVRYPSSAVLKMYFPDIKFNKNNTAQLVKWFSNFREFYYIQMEKYARQAVTEGIKTPDDLLIAGDSELYRVLNLHYNRNNHIEVPQNFRFVVESTLREFFRAIQGGKDTEQSWKKSIYKIISRMDDPVPEYFKSPNFLEQLE
- the LOC6536629 gene encoding homeobox protein prospero isoform X2, translating into MMSSEEYEADCFGLYSDENNVLLKATEPETTSTKQQHQPQLQQQQQQPPPSSNGHTSPIPLQVNGDGSAANCGESAKTNTNTSSHSHSHSYSNSNINSNSGHTNTDADKEQEREKAKEKANEEEAESDDSDDDVVVVLEGCEGNASSSSSNASNSSSNSNSNASSNNHKAAATTTTTATTANHCNRSGGSSRSHRSARSSRQISQSTAVGKTTTCAAKKPTAAAQATGSTTTAKNSNVNSHSHLHSNSNVSLNVNVNSNGSGNGNANNSKVNRRSRQRSLSKDINNQPASSSNSNCNSNSNSSNNSSNSNSNGGATATAAGFMSSAAAAAAGAAGGGALFQPQSVSTANNNSSSNNNINNTNTPATIATHSPTSNSPVSGASSASSLLTAAFGNLFGGSSAKMLNELFGRQMKQAQDATSGLPQSLDNAMLAAAMETATSAELLIGSLNSTSKLLQQQHNNNSIAPANSTPMSNGTNASISPGSAHSSSHSHQGVSPKGSRRVSACSDRSLEAAAADVAGGSPPRAASVSSLNGGASSGEQHQSQLQHDLVAHHMLRNILQGKKELMQLDQELRTAMQQQQQQQQLQEKEQLHSKLNNNNNNNIAATANNNNNNTMESINLIDDSEMADIKIKSEPQTAPQPQQSPHGSSHSSRSGSGSGSHSSMASDGSLRRKSSDSLDSHGAQDEAQDEEDAAPNGQRSESRAPEEPQLPTKKESVDDMLDEVELLGLHSRGSDMESLASPSHSDMMLLDKDDVLDEDDDDDCVEQKTSGSGCLKKPGMDLKRARVENIVSGMRCSPSSGLVQAGQLQVNGCKKRKLYQPQQHAMERYVAAAAGLNFGLNLQSMMLDQDDSESNELESPQIQQKRVEKNALKSQLRSMQEQLAEMQQKYVQLCSRMEQESECQELDQDQDVEQEQEPDNGSSDHIELSPSPTLTGDGDASPNHKEETGQDRPGSSSPSPSPLKPKTSLGESSDSGANMLSQMMSKMMSGKLHNPLVGVAHPALPQGFPPLLQHMGDMSHAAAMYQQFFFEQEARMAKEAAEQQQQQQQQQQQQQQQQQQEQQRRFEQEQQEQQRRKEEQQQQIQRQQQHLQQLQQQQMEQQHVATAAPRPQMHHPAPARLPTRMGGAAAHTALKSELSEKFQMLRANNNSSMMRMSGTDLEGLADVLKSEITTSLSALVDTIVTRFVHQRRLFSKQADSVTAAAEQLNKDLLLASQILDRKSPRTKVADRPQNGPTPATQSGNNGSLLLANSQMPSQTPASGSSAQQQQQQNAQQQQQHQGSQQQQQNVVQQQNVAQQQHMQQQQQQQQSHPLLPPNCQQLISAPRLNGSQLSFASPAAAAAAAMGLQMHHAAAAAAMSAQQQQQQQQSGDPGANTNPNSGPANPTNSSLSTLNIPPPHIRPSPTAAAMFQAPKTPQGMNPVAAAALYNSMTGPFCLPPDQQQQQQTAQQQQSAQQQQQSSQQTQQQLEQNEALSLVVTPKKKRHKVTDTRITPRTVSRILAQDGVVPPTGGLPSTPQQQQQQQQQQQQQQQQQQQQQQASNGGNSNATPAQSPTRSSGGAAYHQQPPPPPPPMMPVSLPTSVAIPNPSLHESKVFSPYSPFFNPHAAAGQPTAAQLHQHHQQHHPHHQSMQLSSSPPGSLGALMDSRDSPPLPHPPSMLHPALLAAAHHGGSPDYKTCLRAVMDAQDRQSECNSADMQFDGMAPTSSTLTPMHLRKAKLMFFWVRYPSSAVLKMYFPDIKFNKNNTAQLVKWFSNFREFYYIQMEKYARQAVTEGIKTPDDLLIAGDSELYRVLNLHYNRNNHIEVPQNFRFVVESTLREFFRAIQGGKDTEQSWKKSIYKIISRMDDPVPEYFKSPNFLEQLE